The Pseudobacteriovorax antillogorgiicola genome includes the window AAATATTAGGCTCTTGGTCCCAGGCAGAAGAGAGGCATAACGCCTTTGATCACTGTATTTTGGGGGAAATTGGCGCGATGTTCTGGGGCTTGCCTGAATATGTGATCGATTCAATTGCTGCTCACCACAAAAAGCCGCAAAGCATGATCGCATCGCACTTCACGGTTAACGACTTGGTGACTTTCGCTAACCAGTTAAGCCACTGGGTTTTGTTGCAGCCCACGCAAATGAATGAAGCCCTTCTTGAAGCATCATACGAAAAATTCGGTCTGTCTCCTGCTCAAGCAGAAGTTCTGATTAACGAGATCATGCCTTTGAAGTCGGTTGCCTAGCTTTGCAACGTCTCCTTTTTCGAACCACCAAATAAAGCACCGCTGCTTATGAAGCGGTCTCCAGCTGCTTTAAGGTTGCGACTGGTCAATAATAGATTGAATAGGTCATCGCAAATTTCGTGAAGATCATCATGGGTCATGACAAAGCCAAACTTGGACTCGTTTGCCTTACCAGTGATGATTTCTTTAATTGCTACACGTGTAACATTTTCAAATGGACTAGCCATAGAGGACTCCTTGTTCCGTCGTTCTAATTCCATTATGACTCTCTTCCCTTAGGCAAGGGTTTCCCACTGTAACCACATGAATAGCTCGCTTTTTCAGAAAGCTAAGCTCTTACAATCCCTCAGGCCAACACCAGAAAAATGCTCAGGCTCAATCCACTGGCGATTAACACTAGGAATTTTCTGCCGATAGGAAAGTTATGCTTTGTCGGAGGTGTGATAGATGAGGTGGATCTGCAATACCCTAGTGGTCATATGCATTTATTGGTGGCTACAAAGCCCTTACTTCTAAAGGCCACGCACAAAAAAAGGCCCCTGAGGGGCCTTGAATCGCATCAATTAGTGATGACCAGAGTCCAGAGCATTCTTGAGCAATGGGTCGGCGATGGGAACCATGGGGTTTCTCTTGGCGAACATTGTGAATGTCAATGCAAATAGGCCGAACATCCCAAAAAATACGCCAATCTCAAGACCAGGTACCCAAGTGCTATTGTCCTTCACTATCTCTGGCTGAATCATAAGTAGATATGAGAACCATTGAGCTAGAAGAATCAAGCAAGCAATTGGTCCAGTGACCCAAGCGGTCCACTTAGCTGCCTTAAAGATCAAGGTGTAAAGAGGCACAAGGAAACCAAGAATGGGAACAGCAATCACAAGCCCAAACCACGGTTGGTGAAGACGATGAATGAAGTACTCTGTTTCCTCAGGAACGTTGCCGTACCAATAGGTAAGAACGTGAGCGTAGGTTAGGTAAGCAAAAAAGATCGTGAATCCGTGCATCAACTTACCAACGTCGTGAAACTGTTGCCGCTGGATCACCTTACCAACATTTGTGCCCTTGATCATGAACATAACAAGAAGCAAGGATGCCATGAGAGTTTGCATCATGATCGCAAACTGCCAACCACCCCACAATGTTGAGAACCATAGTGGAGACAAGGACATGACAAGATCCATACCCATAAAAGTGAATCCTGTTCCATATACTACCAAGATGGGAGCACTCCAGAACTTTAGCTTCTCCTTAACTTCCTGGCCATAAGCCTCAGCCTCAGCCTTTTGCCCTGCCATCGCAAGCTGGTCACGCTTTAGACTTAGCCTTAGTTGCCAGAGACTAAGTACGAGGATCGAAGCTAGGACAACTCCAACCCTGAGGAAAAACCAGCCAGGAACGAGGTACTTATCCTTGCCGTGGAAGTGGCTCAAAATCGAGGGGTCTTCAATCCAGCGATAGACTTTATCAGCCCCACCAATACCAGTAGCGACAGCGATGAGGTAGATAACGAAGAGTGCAATCGCAACAGGAACAAACGCGCCAAAGCCCTCTTGGATTCTTCGGATCGGACGGCCCCAATGAGCGCCAATCACGTCCTGCATTGCAGCGAAGGCCATACCGCCCAAGCCCAGGCAGAAGAAGAAGAAAAGGTTGAATAAGAAAGCACCCCAAGTCCGTGAGCCATCTGCGTAGAAGCCATAGCCTAATGTTAATAGACCAATGCCAATGGCTGCGTAAATACCGCCCTTCAGAGCGGCGGGGGCTTCTAGAAAAAATGAATTCCGCTGTTCATAAACATCATTGACGTTCATCGAAGTCCCCTATTTTCCTTGAAGTGTTCTAAGATAAGAAATGATCTGCCAGCGCTCATGAGGCGATGTTGCATGTCCGTAGGAAGGCATCATCGCGCCACCCTTCGAAATCTTCACGAAAAAGAAACCATCTTTTCGCGCTGCAAGGTCGCTACGAGAGATATCAGGCACCCCGATCGGATAAGAAGCACCCAGAGTGCCTTTACCCCTACCATCAGCACCATGACAAACAGTGCAGTAAGTATTGTAAAGCTTCTTGCCCTGAGCCAAATTCATTTCAAGCTTTGCTGGATGAGCCAAGGCTGGAGGCATCTCCAACTCAGCTTCAGCAGTCTCCATCGTAGCCGGATAGAGAATGGCACTGGTAGCTACCGAATGCTCGGGAGGATTCAAATAGCTTTCCTGAGTTTTGACCGTAGGATTATCAGCCATATCTGGCATGTATTGCAACTTGGTGACGTTGCGACCTTCTTTGCATCCAGACAGCACCAGACTGCCTAGGATCACGAAAGCACTAAAAATCTTTAATTTCATGGACCCGTCCTTCCTTAGCCTTCTGCGATTTCGCGAATTTCTTCAGCACCACAAGCTTTTAGGAGCTTGGCCTGCTCACCATCAAGGGATGCATTGGGAACGAAGATCCCAAAGCGATCATCTGTAAAGCGAGGATCTAAGATCCTTTGCTTCGGGTTAGGAATGCGCCCCATGACAAGCATTCCGATGATCGTGGCGATACCACCAAGTAGAATCGTCATTTCGAAGCCGATCACCACATAGGCAGGCAAGGAGTGAATACCCGGTGTTTTACCACCGACCACTAGAGGCCAGTCCCAGGCAAAGCCTAAGCAGAGACTGAATCCTAGAATCGTACCGGTCATAGCCCCTGTAAGTGTGAACCATTTAACAGGGCTGGAGCCGAAGCCTCCGGCCTCTTCGATTTCGTGATATGACGTTGGGCTGAATACCTCGTGTCCGTCGAAATCCCCTCGTTTGCGGGCTTTTTCCATCGCCTCACAAACGCAGTCTAGATATTGAAATACGGCGAGAATGCCACCTGGTCTACTTTTCATTCTCTATGCTCCTATGGGTTTTTCTTGGGACTAAGTGGTTTAGGCATAATCAACTTAAGCTCAGACATCGAAACGATGGGAAAGAACTTGCAGAAAATCAGGAACCAGAAAAAGAACCAGCCAAAACTCCCGAAGGTAATACCGATCTCGATCCAGGATGGTTCGTAGTGACCCCAGGAGCCTGGAATGAAATCTTCTACAAGGGAGGAAACGATAATGTTGTATCGCTCGAACCACATACCAACGTTGACAAGTATCGCTACAAACATAGACACAGCGATATTGTTTCGCATTTTCTTCGACCACCAGATCAGTGGGAAGATGCAGTTACAGAAAACCATGACCCAGAAGTAGAACGCATATGGACCGACAGCACGTTTCACGAATATCGCCCATTCGTATGGGTTACCCGAGTACCAAGCAACCAAGAATTCGATTGCGTAAGCGTAGAATACAAGAGTCGAGGTCAAGAGAGTTAGTTTGATACAAGACTCAAGGTGCTCTTCCTTGATGAAGCCCTCAAAGCGGAACATCTTTCGAATCGGCACGAGCAAGGTGTAAACCATGGCACAGCCAGAGAGAATCGCACCAGCGACGAAGTAAGGTGGGAAGATCGTTGTATGCCAGCCGGGCTGAATTGACATTGCAAAGTCCCAGGATACGATACTGTGTACGGAAAGCACTAGTGGTGTCGCAAGGGCCGCTAGGAAACCGTAACCAGCTTCATAGTGGTGCCACTGTCTTGCAGTTCCTCGCCAGCCGAAAGACATGATACCGTAAACCAGTCGTTTGAAACCTTTAACCCGATCACGAATCGACGCCAAGTCAGGAACAAGGCCCATGTACCAGAAAAGAAGTGAAACTGTAAGGTAGGTGGAGATCGCGAAAACGTCCCACATCAAAGGCGACCTAAAGTTTACCCAAAGGTTGTTGGTATTTGGTAGCGGCGCCATCCAGTAGGCGGCAAACCAAAGGCGGCCAACGTGAATCAATGGAAATAAACCCGCGGTGATAACCGCGAACACCGTCATCGCTTCCGCTCCTCGGGCAACGGTATTTCGCCACTTCGCACGGAACAGGAAGAGAATCGCCGAAATAAGAGTACCGGCGTGACCGATACCAACCCAGAAAACAAAGTCTGTAATATAAACACCCCAGTAGACTGGGCTATTGAGGCCCGCTGCACCCATACCATAAGTTACCTGGTATGCCCAGCAAGCAACGCCGATCCCGACGAAAAGGATCGCCATGAACCATGCTACGTAATACGTAGGATGCGGCTTTTCTAAGTTAGCCAGAATCCCATCATTTACATCTGAGATTGTTTTAGTCCATTTAACTTCATCACTCATTCAGAATGCTCCGCTAATTGATTGTAGTCGAACCGGAGTTCGACCGTTCCCTTTTTACCCAGCCAACCCTCTGTTAACCGTGGTCACCTTCACTATGTTCTGTCTTAGCATGTGCTGAAGACGGATCCCGTACAACCTTCGCTAAGTAACTTGTGTTTGGCAACGTTTTGATACCATAGTGGCCGTGCATCGGATCACCGCCCAGCATTAGGAAGGCGCGGTAGTTCCGGCGGAGCCTCGCGACCCGGCTGTTGTTGTCCTTCAAGTTACCAAATACGATGGCATTGCTAGCACATGCCACTTCACAAGCAGTTCGGATTTCGCCATCAACGACTTTTCGCTTCTGCTCAGAAGCATAGTGCTTCGCATCGCGGATTCTTTGAACACAGTATGTACATTTTTCCATCACACCACGAGTCCGAACAGTCACATCAGGGTTCAGAGCACGAGGGTTACGATCTACTGGTCGATCACCCATTACATTCCACTTATGGGTAAACCAGTTGAATCGACGGACTTTGTAGGGACAAGCGTTCGCACAGTAGCGAGTTCCCACGCAGCGGTTATAGGTTTGGTTGTTCATCCCCTCTTCATCGTGGACTGTTGCATATACTGGGCAAACAGCTTCACAAGGAGCATGGTTACAGTGTTGACAAGCAACTGGTTGGAACGAGACCTCTGGATTTTCGACAGCTCCCTTAAAGTAGCGGTCAATGCGCATCCAGTGCATTTCACGACCAAGAAGAATCTGCTCACGACCTACTTGAGGAATGTTGTTCTCAAGGTCACAAGCGACTGTACAAGCACCACAGCCGTTACACTTATCAAGGTCGATCGACATTCCCCATCGATAATCGGGGTGAGCTTTCAACTCAGGGAAAAGATCAGGTACATCATCCAGCTTTTGGAAGACCTTGTCTTTCTCCTTGGTCGTCAACTCGTCGAGGCCTACTTCCTTTAGAATATCGGTACGGTTGGCGATGTCGTTGTGCTTCTGCATGGCAGCCAAGCGATACTTGCGACCTGTGGCAACTAGCTCCACCGCCTGACCAGACGTCACCGGCTCACCTGTTACAACATCAAATTCTGCGGCCAAAGCTTGTAAAGGATCGACTCCGATTCCTGTAGAAACCCGACTCACACCATCCGCATGGCCATTACCACGAGGTACAGCGACCACATCGTTGTGGAGACCAGGCATCGGGTACACAGCTGCTTCAAAGCTACCAGCGGGACCCTTAACCGTTACAAGATCATTGTACTTAAAGCCAAGCTCTCGTGCTTTGTCAGGACTAATAGCAACCCAGGTGTCCCAAGTCACAGTTGTCAAGGCGTCACCAGCTTCTTGGAGAACGGGACGATCCGCTCCCACGCCATCGATCAATCTATGATCAAGGTGAGCGACCAGTTTTAGCCCTGAAGACGCTGGGACCGCATTAGCAAAAGCAGATGAAACATCGTTGAGCGAAGGTATGGTTCGGCTAATTTTCTTGCCGTATAGACCTTTTCTCAAGACTGCATTGAAGAAGGTATCAAAATCATGAGTGACATTATGCTCTTTATGGATTCTCATCCACTTCTTGCGGAGATAATTGCGGTAG containing:
- a CDS encoding c-type cytochrome, giving the protein MKLKIFSAFVILGSLVLSGCKEGRNVTKLQYMPDMADNPTVKTQESYLNPPEHSVATSAILYPATMETAEAELEMPPALAHPAKLEMNLAQGKKLYNTYCTVCHGADGRGKGTLGASYPIGVPDISRSDLAARKDGFFFVKISKGGAMMPSYGHATSPHERWQIISYLRTLQGK
- a CDS encoding DUF3341 domain-containing protein, producing MKSRPGGILAVFQYLDCVCEAMEKARKRGDFDGHEVFSPTSYHEIEEAGGFGSSPVKWFTLTGAMTGTILGFSLCLGFAWDWPLVVGGKTPGIHSLPAYVVIGFEMTILLGGIATIIGMLVMGRIPNPKQRILDPRFTDDRFGIFVPNASLDGEQAKLLKACGAEEIREIAEG
- the nrfD gene encoding NrfD/PsrC family molybdoenzyme membrane anchor subunit translates to MSDEVKWTKTISDVNDGILANLEKPHPTYYVAWFMAILFVGIGVACWAYQVTYGMGAAGLNSPVYWGVYITDFVFWVGIGHAGTLISAILFLFRAKWRNTVARGAEAMTVFAVITAGLFPLIHVGRLWFAAYWMAPLPNTNNLWVNFRSPLMWDVFAISTYLTVSLLFWYMGLVPDLASIRDRVKGFKRLVYGIMSFGWRGTARQWHHYEAGYGFLAALATPLVLSVHSIVSWDFAMSIQPGWHTTIFPPYFVAGAILSGCAMVYTLLVPIRKMFRFEGFIKEEHLESCIKLTLLTSTLVFYAYAIEFLVAWYSGNPYEWAIFVKRAVGPYAFYFWVMVFCNCIFPLIWWSKKMRNNIAVSMFVAILVNVGMWFERYNIIVSSLVEDFIPGSWGHYEPSWIEIGITFGSFGWFFFWFLIFCKFFPIVSMSELKLIMPKPLSPKKNP